A genomic stretch from Arachis stenosperma cultivar V10309 chromosome 3, arast.V10309.gnm1.PFL2, whole genome shotgun sequence includes:
- the LOC130969606 gene encoding ras-related protein RABC1, with product MDSSLGQQEFDYLFKLLMIGDSGVGKSSLLLSFTSDDFQDLSPTIGVDFKIKYVTIGGKQLKLAIWDTAGQERFRTLTSSYYRGAQGIIMVYDVTRRETFTNLSDIWAKEIDLYSTNQDCIKMLVGNKVDKESERVVTKKEGIEFAREYGCLFTECSAKTRVNVQQCFEELVLKILDTPSLLAEGSKGVKKNIFKERPPETDTSTSSCC from the exons ATGGATTCGAGTTTGGGGCAGCAGGAATTCGATTATCTGTTCAAATTGTTGATGATTGGGGACTCTGGTGTTGGCAAGAGCAGCCTACTCCTCAGTTTCACCTCCGATGATTTTCAAGATCTCTCCCCCACCATTG GTGTTGATTTTAAGATCAAATATGTTACTATCGGTGGTAAACAGCTCAAGCTTGCCATTTGGGATACTG CTGGTCAAGAGAGATTCAGAACGCTCACAAGTTCTTACTACCGAGGGGCACAAGGGATCATTATGG TTTATGATGTAACGCGACGGGAAACATTTACAAATCTTTCTGACATATGGGCAAAGGAAATTGACCTCTATTCAACAAATCAAGACTGCATCAAGATGCTTGTTGGAAACAAAGTAGACAAG GAGAGTGAAAGAGTTGTGACAAAGAAAGAGGGAATAGAATTTGCCAGGGAATATGGTTGCCTGTTTACTGAATGCAGTGCTAAAACTCGGGTCAATGTACAACAATGCTTTGAAGAGCTTGTTTTGAAGATTTTGGATACACCTAGCCTCTTAGCCGAGGGTTCTAAAGGGGTCAAGAAGAACATTTTCAAGGAGAGGCCACCCGAAACTGATACATCCACGAGTAGCTGTTGCTGA
- the LOC130969607 gene encoding uncharacterized protein LOC130969607, with protein sequence MVGACRAPPISHLPPWNPKTPSSLSRRVFLLSLPLSSAFLQSSSYAATTVYDPVSPSEKDASTLISLRVSEAVNLLEKGKELQARGDFNGALDCFSKVIENYKDLAFSEYARVGRALALYEVGDREEAIAEMEDVSISLKGYPEVHAALAAALYADKHAPLLAENQFTIATLLDPHFTDLSYVRDTKHWPPSLISSLQHFITLS encoded by the exons ATGGTGGGTGCGTGCAGAGCACCTCCCATTTCCCATCTTCCTCCATGGAACCCCAAAACCCCATCTTCTTTAAGCAGGCGTGTGTTCCTCTTGTCTCTGCCCCTCTCTTCAGCCTTCCTTCAATCATCTTCCTATGCTGCCACCACAGTGTATGACCCAGTAAGCCCTTCTGAGAAAGATGCAAGCACTTTGATTTCACTCAGAGTCTCTGAAGCTGTGAACTTGTTGGAAAAAGGCAAAGAATTGCAAGCTCGCGGTGACTTCAATGGCGCTCTTGACTGCTTTTCTAAG GTTATTGAAAACTATAAAGACTTGGCATTCTCAGAGTACGCAAGGGTAGGAAGAGCACTTGCACTCTATGAAGTTGGTGACAGAGAAGAAGCCATTGCAGAGATGGAAGACGTTTCCATATCTCTAAAGGGCTATCCAG AAGTACATGCAGCTCTTGCAGCAGCCTTATATGCAGATAAGCATGCTCCATTGCTTGCTGAGAACCAGTTCACCATTGCAACACTGCTTGATCCCCATTTCACAGACCTTTCATATGTCAGAGACACCAAGCACTGGCCTCCAAGTTTGATTAGTTCTCTGCAGCACTTCATCACACTATCTTAG
- the LOC130970701 gene encoding U-box domain-containing protein 25-like, whose product MSESEMTIPHLFRCPISLDLFEDPVTLCTGQTYDRSSIEKWLGTGNLICPVTMQKLHDPSIVPNHTLRHLIHQWLQLGPQFHPGNSATIDSLAALKHTLQSQEDDTLENKLQVLEKINVFFSGEYSSFSRSCFVQLGFLPLLLELVFGGGTIEESHVLSNNDHMKFIEIALGCIVKLLHLGYDLDALNIIKDDESKLATFVVLFEKGTISVKSSLCHIIESASSSETTQELCYVFGNTQKLVHEIVLVLVQNCDASEDAVKAILALCSLNSNRESLVREGAIEGIITYISMISSSSGNEITQIRGQNKKLVTSIAMGIVVKLLELESGRETLVSHPNGVDTLVKLVFSVKCDQDCSDSAVEALSIVCGDYMSAREQAIGAGVMTKLLLLMQSHCATTTKSKTRMLLKLLKSKWIQVPK is encoded by the coding sequence ATGAGTGAATCTGAAATGACCATTCCACACTTATTCAGATGCCCTATCAGTTTGGACTTGTTTGAAGATCCAGTGACTCTATGCACGGGTCAAACCTATGACAGATCAAGCATAGAGAAATGGTTAGGTACAGGTAACCTGATATGCCCTGTCACAATGCAGAAGCTCCATGACCCTTCCATTGTTCCCAACCACACCCTCCGCCACTTGATCCACCAGTGGCTTCAACTTGGTCCTCAATTTCACCCTGGTAACTCTGCAACTATTGATTCTCTAGCTGCTTTGAAACACACCCTTCAATCTCAAGAGGATGATACCTTAGAGAACAAGCTCCAAGTACTTGAGAAAATCAATGTCTTCTTTTCTGGTGAGTATAGTTCTTTCAGCAGATCATGCTTCGTACAACTTGGTTTTTTGCCTCTGCTCTTGGAACTAGTTTTTGGAGGAGGAACAATAGAAGAATCTCATGTTTTATCAAATAATGATCACATGAAATTTATAGAGATTGCACTTGGTTGCATTGTGAAACTGCTGCATCTTGGTTATGATTTGGACGCTCTAAATATTATCAAAGATGATGAGTCTAAATTAGCAACATTTGTGGTGTTATTTGAAAAAGGCACAATTTCTGTTAAATCTAGCTTGTGTCATATTATAGAGTCAGCATCATCATCTGAGACAACACAAGAGTTATGTTATGTTTTTGGAAACACTCAGAAACTAGTGCATGAGATTGTTTTAGTACTTGTTCAAAATTGTGATGCTTCTGAGGATGCAGTTAAGGCCATTTTAGCACTGTGTTCATTGAATTCCAACAGAGAGAGTTTGGTGagagaaggagcaatagaaggGATCATAACATACATTTCAATGATTTCATCATCATCAGGTAACGAAATTACTCAAATTAGAGGACAAAACAAGAAACTTGTGACTTCAATAGCAATGGGAATAGTAGTAAAACTATTGGAGCTAGAGAGTGGTAGAGAGACATTGGTGAGTCACCCAAACGGGGTTGATACTTTGGTGAAGTTGGTGTTCAGTGTAAAATGTGATCAAGATTGCAGTGATAGTGCTGTTGAGGCACTTTCCATTGTTTGTGGAGATTATATGAGTGCAAGAGAACAAGCCATTGGTGCTGGGGTTATGACAAAGTTGCTGTTGCTTATGCAGAGTCATTGTGCCACCACTACTAAATCAAAGACCAGAATGCTCCTCAAATTGCTCAAATCCAAGTGGATTCAGGTGCCAAAGTAG